The following is a genomic window from Colletotrichum lupini chromosome 5, complete sequence.
TTAAGGATGTCGGAAACCAAGCCTACGGTGGCAAGGACTACAACAAGGCCATCGACCTCTACTCCCAGGCTATTCTCTGCAAGGCCAACCCCATCTTCTACTCCAACCGCGCCGCCTGCTACAATGCCCTCGGCAACTGGGACAAGGTCGTCGAAGACACGACTGCCGCCATCAACCTTGACCCCGAATACGTCAAGGCACTCAACCGCCGCGCTAACGCCTACGAGCACCTGAAGATGTACGGCGAGGCCCTCCTCGACTTCACTGCTTCTTGCATCATCGATAGCTTCAAGAACGAGAGCAGTGCCCAGTCAGTCGAGCGCCTGCTTAAGAAGTTCGCCGAGCAGAAGGCTCAGGAGATGATGGCCAGCCGGCCCAACAAGCTTCCTAGTCACACTTTTGTCGGCAACTACCTCCAGAGCTTCCGCGTCAAGCCTCGTCCGGCTGGACTCGAGGACTCTGTGGCCTTGTCCGAGGAGACTGGCAAGGGACAACTCCAAGTTGGCCTGAGTGCTCTGGAGAAGAAGACTGGCGACGGATACGAGGAGGCCAGAGCGGCCTTTGAGAAGGCGTTGGAGTTGGGCGACCTGGGCGAATTCGAGGCTCTTGCTTACAACCTGCGCGGTACCTTCAGCTGTCTGCTCGGAAAGCACGACGATGCCATGGTCGACCTGACCAAGAGTATCGAGCTCGACCCTTCCATGACCCAGAGCTACATCAAGCGCGCCAGCATGAACCTCGAGCTTGGTGCCCCGGAGAAGGCCGCTGAGGACTTCGAGAAGGCCATGGAGCAGAACACCGAAGACCCTGATATCTACTACCACCGCGCTCAGCTCCACTTCATCAAGGGCGAATTCTCCGACGCCGCCAAGGACTACCAGAAGTCCATCGACTTGGACCGCGACTTCATCTTCTCTCACATCCAGCTTGGCGTGACTCAGTACAAGATGGGATCTATTGCATCATCCATGTCGACCTTCCGCCGCTGCATCAAGAACTTCAAGGAGGTTCCCGATGTGTACAACTACTACGGCGAGCTGCTTCTGGACCAGGGCAACTTCCAGGAGGCTATCGAGAAGTTCGACAGCGCCATCGAGATGGAGTCGAAGACGAAGCCCATGGCGATGAACGTCCTTCCTCTCATCAACAAGGCTCTGACCTTGTTCCAGTGGAAGCAAGACTTTGGTGAGGCCGAGAAGCTCTGCCAGAAGGCGCTCATTAGTAAGTTCAGACTACTCCATTGTACGAAGTGCAATTGCTGACCCTTGATAGTCGACCCCGAATGCGATATCGCCGTTGCCACCATGGCCCAGCTCCTTTTGCAACAGGGCAAGGTCACCGAGGCGCTCAAGTACTTTGAGCGCGCTGCAGAGCTCGCTCGCACCGAGGGCGAGATCGTCAACGCCCTGTCCTATGCCGAGGCGACCCGCACGCAGCTCCAGGTCCAAGAGAAGTACCCCAAGCTGGCGGCAAAGCTTCAGGGCATCGGCCCGGGTGGCATGCCCCGGTAAACGGCCAATGACGTCCTGAACACGAAACATGTAAAACTCACCTACGGCGGCGTGTAAGAAGAAAACAGCAGATCCCTTAGCAGATGGGGGAGCGGATAGCCAAGACAAAGGGCTCTTGGTTGATAATAGGGGAAAATATCAAGGCGGGCAAGCCGCCCACCTCGTTGAGTCGTTTTTTCATTGGTCGGTGAGGGAGGCTTTGGGAAAGGAGAGCAAAGTCCAAGGCTCCGTACGTACGGCTGGGGAGGCATTGGTT
Proteins encoded in this region:
- a CDS encoding mitochondrial import receptor subunit tom-70, which codes for MSNPLPSVPPMASPPTVIPVDSSSGLWDRITSWASDNKAIVYTAAGVAVVATGAGVIYFLNSDSVRHASHLILATLVVMRSNFSTPKLTQVRLKKTDSTPKLSKKERRKRKEAERKAAADAEKQPTPAEAAAPASSKAASVESADELPEITEATVAEFTTEEREKYAAKLKDVGNQAYGGKDYNKAIDLYSQAILCKANPIFYSNRAACYNALGNWDKVVEDTTAAINLDPEYVKALNRRANAYEHLKMYGEALLDFTASCIIDSFKNESSAQSVERLLKKFAEQKAQEMMASRPNKLPSHTFVGNYLQSFRVKPRPAGLEDSVALSEETGKGQLQVGLSALEKKTGDGYEEARAAFEKALELGDLGEFEALAYNLRGTFSCLLGKHDDAMVDLTKSIELDPSMTQSYIKRASMNLELGAPEKAAEDFEKAMEQNTEDPDIYYHRAQLHFIKGEFSDAAKDYQKSIDLDRDFIFSHIQLGVTQYKMGSIASSMSTFRRCIKNFKEVPDVYNYYGELLLDQGNFQEAIEKFDSAIEMESKTKPMAMNVLPLINKALTLFQWKQDFGEAEKLCQKALIIDPECDIAVATMAQLLLQQGKVTEALKYFERAAELARTEGEIVNALSYAEATRTQLQVQEKYPKLAAKLQGIGPGGMPR